The following proteins are encoded in a genomic region of Polynucleobacter paludilacus:
- the msrA gene encoding peptide-methionine (S)-S-oxide reductase MsrA: MNNILNQNRVKLERATLGGGCFWCLEAVYQQVRGVDHVVSGYAGGPNPNPTYEAVCSGTTGHAEIVDVYFDPQQVSFRDLLEVFFVIHDPTTLNYQGNDHGTQYRSVIFTHGAEQNRIAVEIVAELEEAAIYSGPVVTEILPAPVIYPAEDYHQDYFNQHPGQGYCMAVVAPKLAKFRAKFKALIAPQFS, translated from the coding sequence ATGAACAATATTCTGAATCAAAACAGGGTAAAACTAGAGCGGGCAACCTTAGGGGGTGGCTGTTTCTGGTGCCTGGAGGCGGTGTATCAGCAAGTACGAGGTGTAGACCATGTCGTTTCGGGTTACGCGGGAGGGCCTAATCCTAACCCCACCTATGAGGCAGTTTGTTCAGGCACGACCGGTCATGCTGAAATCGTCGATGTCTACTTCGACCCCCAGCAGGTTTCTTTTCGAGATCTCCTGGAAGTCTTCTTTGTGATTCATGACCCAACGACGCTGAACTATCAGGGCAATGATCACGGTACCCAATATCGCTCAGTCATCTTTACCCATGGAGCTGAACAAAATCGTATTGCTGTAGAGATTGTTGCGGAGCTAGAAGAGGCTGCGATCTACTCGGGCCCGGTAGTGACGGAAATCCTTCCTGCCCCAGTGATTTATCCAGCAGAGGACTACCACCAGGACTATTTCAATCAACATCCAGGCCAAGGCTATTGCATGGCAGTAGTCGCGCCTAAATTGGCTAAATTCAGGGCAAAGTTCAAAGCGCTCATAGCGCCCCAATTCTCCTAA
- the pdxH gene encoding pyridoxamine 5'-phosphate oxidase codes for MNSIAELRKNHTLGQLSETQVPVNPLELFQLWFDQAVKANCPEPNSMALATADQFGNPSVRIVLLKGASDDGFTFFTNYDSQKGKELAGRPEAALLFHWHELERQVRIKGSVSKVAPIESDQYFHSRPPASRIGAWASPQSAEIPSREFLEEAEKQFLSEHGDNPPRPDHWGGYRLSPTEIEFWQGRSSRLHDRIRYQRQEQTWRISRLAP; via the coding sequence ATGAACTCCATTGCTGAACTGCGCAAAAACCATACCTTGGGCCAACTCTCTGAGACTCAAGTTCCCGTCAATCCGCTAGAACTGTTTCAACTGTGGTTCGACCAAGCAGTCAAAGCCAATTGTCCCGAACCCAATTCCATGGCACTAGCAACCGCAGATCAATTTGGAAATCCTTCAGTTCGTATTGTCCTATTAAAGGGAGCGAGCGATGATGGCTTTACCTTCTTTACTAACTACGATAGTCAGAAGGGCAAAGAGTTGGCTGGACGCCCTGAAGCTGCCCTATTGTTTCATTGGCATGAATTAGAGCGTCAAGTTCGAATTAAAGGCAGCGTTAGCAAAGTCGCTCCTATTGAGAGCGATCAGTACTTTCACTCTCGGCCTCCTGCGTCTCGGATTGGGGCATGGGCCTCGCCACAAAGCGCCGAAATCCCTAGTCGAGAATTTCTAGAAGAGGCTGAAAAGCAATTCTTGAGTGAGCATGGTGACAATCCACCGCGCCCTGATCATTGGGGTGGATATCGTCTGAGTCCCACTGAAATTGAATTTTGGCAAGGTCGGTCCTCGCGTCTGCATGATCGCATCCGCTATCAACGACAAGAGCAGACTTGGCGTATTAGCCGACTTGCGCCTTAG
- a CDS encoding tRNA threonylcarbamoyladenosine dehydratase, whose amino-acid sequence MAEDNLDDRRFGGVARLYGEELRERFLKATVVVAGLGGVGSWAAEALARTGIGHLVLVDFDHISESNTNRQIHALEANYGKSKALAMSERILQINPEIRLTICDEFLESDNLERLIPADAFILDATDSVPTKIALAVWSVKNTRDLVMCGAAGGKVDPTSVRCSDLSKTEQDALLAKVRFGLRTDHGFSRDLKKKMHIRAVYSHEPRTGSASGGLACSGYGSTVMVTAAVGLTAAAEILNLIAAKKT is encoded by the coding sequence ATGGCAGAAGACAACTTAGATGATCGTCGTTTTGGTGGGGTAGCCCGGCTGTATGGGGAAGAGCTGCGCGAACGCTTTCTGAAGGCAACCGTCGTTGTCGCTGGTCTAGGAGGGGTGGGGTCTTGGGCGGCAGAAGCATTAGCTAGAACCGGGATCGGACATTTGGTTCTGGTGGATTTTGATCATATTTCAGAAAGCAATACCAATCGCCAAATTCATGCTTTAGAAGCGAACTATGGCAAGTCCAAAGCGCTCGCGATGTCAGAGCGTATTCTACAAATCAATCCTGAGATTCGGTTAACAATATGCGATGAATTCTTAGAGTCGGATAACTTAGAGCGCTTGATTCCTGCTGATGCTTTTATATTGGATGCAACAGATTCAGTTCCAACCAAAATTGCGTTAGCAGTATGGTCAGTAAAAAATACGCGTGACTTGGTCATGTGTGGTGCTGCTGGTGGCAAGGTAGACCCCACATCAGTACGTTGCAGCGATCTTTCTAAAACCGAGCAAGATGCTTTGTTGGCAAAAGTCAGATTTGGACTCAGAACAGATCACGGATTCTCAAGAGATCTTAAGAAGAAGATGCATATCCGTGCGGTGTATTCTCACGAACCTCGTACCGGTAGTGCCTCGGGAGGTCTAGCATGCTCAGGCTATGGCTCTACTGTAATGGTTACTGCCGCTGTAGGTCTAACGGCAGCTGCAGAAATTCTGAACCTGATTGCTGCTAAAAAAACTTAA
- a CDS encoding amino acid permease → MQTEHTGLKRHLKVRHIRLMALGSTIGVGLFLGSASAIQLAGPSILLGYLLAGIVAFIVLRTLGEMAVHQPVAGSFAAYANTYVGPVAGYMVGWGYWTYWIVVGIAEVTAVGIYMGIWFPETPQWIWALSAILMMGLINLIAVKVFGEFEFWFALIKVVAIVAMIGLGGAVIFFGFTNGWQPIGLSNLWKHGGFFPNGISGMLLSLQMVLFAYVGIEMIGLSAGEAENPQKTIPMAIDSLAWRILIFYMGAILVILAIFPWNQIGQQGSPFVVMFERIGLREAAGLINFVVITAALSSCNAGLFSGGRLLYSLSINGYAPVSFSRLSKYGVPARAVAATVAVCLTGVVLNYFVPDKAFHYIMAAVTFVGLMVWIAILLTQIQFRRSLTKAQVAELSYRAPWWPYSSWFALAFIVLVVVLMGFHEDARVALILGPCLLAVYLAMFYVAGLHRKTKSNSISK, encoded by the coding sequence TTGCAGACTGAACACACTGGCTTAAAGCGCCATCTCAAAGTTCGACACATTCGCTTGATGGCTTTAGGCTCAACGATTGGTGTAGGTTTATTTCTAGGATCAGCCAGCGCAATTCAATTGGCTGGCCCATCTATCCTCTTAGGCTATCTTTTAGCAGGCATTGTTGCGTTTATTGTCCTGCGTACTTTAGGTGAAATGGCGGTTCATCAGCCTGTCGCTGGCTCCTTTGCTGCATATGCCAATACCTATGTTGGTCCAGTTGCAGGCTACATGGTCGGCTGGGGGTATTGGACCTACTGGATTGTGGTGGGCATAGCAGAAGTCACTGCAGTCGGTATTTACATGGGTATCTGGTTTCCCGAAACGCCTCAGTGGATTTGGGCTTTATCTGCCATCTTGATGATGGGTTTGATCAATTTAATTGCCGTCAAAGTATTCGGGGAATTTGAGTTCTGGTTTGCTTTGATCAAAGTTGTTGCGATTGTTGCCATGATTGGCTTGGGTGGCGCCGTGATCTTTTTTGGCTTTACAAATGGCTGGCAACCGATTGGTTTAAGTAATTTGTGGAAGCATGGTGGATTTTTCCCCAATGGCATTTCTGGAATGCTCCTCTCATTACAAATGGTCTTATTTGCCTATGTCGGAATTGAGATGATTGGCCTGTCTGCAGGTGAGGCTGAGAATCCTCAGAAGACTATACCAATGGCAATTGATTCTCTAGCCTGGCGTATCTTGATTTTTTACATGGGTGCGATTCTGGTCATCCTCGCCATCTTTCCCTGGAATCAGATTGGACAGCAAGGCAGTCCCTTCGTGGTGATGTTTGAGCGGATTGGTTTACGTGAGGCAGCTGGCTTAATTAATTTTGTCGTCATTACAGCCGCACTCTCATCTTGCAATGCTGGTCTTTTTAGTGGTGGACGACTTTTATATTCTTTATCGATTAACGGCTATGCCCCCGTATCCTTTTCCCGCTTATCAAAGTATGGGGTTCCTGCAAGAGCCGTTGCTGCGACAGTAGCAGTGTGTCTAACCGGGGTGGTGCTGAATTATTTTGTGCCCGATAAGGCGTTTCACTACATCATGGCTGCGGTGACTTTTGTGGGGCTGATGGTTTGGATTGCGATTTTACTGACGCAAATTCAATTCCGCCGCTCGTTGACTAAAGCTCAGGTTGCCGAACTGTCATATCGCGCTCCGTGGTGGCCGTATTCCTCGTGGTTTGCCTTGGCATTCATTGTCTTGGTTGTGGTGCTCATGGGCTTTCATGAGGATGCCAGGGTTGCTTTAATTTTAGGACCCTGTCTATTAGCGGTCTATCTGGCGATGTTTTATGTCGCTGGCTTACATCGTAAAACGAAGTCGAATTCCATATCTAAATAA
- the ald gene encoding alanine dehydrogenase yields MIIGVPQEVKNNEFRVGLTPGNVSGLCKQGHSVLLQRGAGAQIGLTDESYRIAGATLVNSAAEVYGKSEMIVKVKEPQAQECAMLREDQILFTYLHLAPDPKQTQALIDSGATCIAYETVTSRCGALPLLAPMSEVAGRMSIQAAASHLEKTNGGLGVLMAGVPGVSAAKVVILGAGVVGRNALQMAVGLGANVSIFDRDLERLRQIDALFGNRVKTLYSDSLLVAQEVHEADAVIGAVLLPGAAAPKLVNRDMIRKMKAGAVVVDVAIDQGGCFETSKPTTHADPTYEIDGVIHYCVANMPGAVARTSTFALTNATYPFVEALAKRGVIEALRKDQYLRNGLSVHRGVLTSEPVAAAQKLDFVPAEELIAA; encoded by the coding sequence GTGATTATTGGCGTACCTCAGGAAGTAAAAAATAATGAGTTTCGGGTTGGCCTAACCCCGGGTAATGTGAGCGGACTCTGTAAGCAAGGTCATTCGGTTTTATTGCAACGGGGAGCTGGAGCGCAAATTGGTTTAACCGATGAGTCTTATCGAATCGCGGGTGCCACCCTAGTCAATAGTGCGGCTGAGGTTTATGGAAAATCAGAAATGATTGTCAAAGTAAAAGAGCCGCAGGCGCAAGAGTGTGCAATGTTGCGAGAAGATCAAATTCTGTTTACGTATTTGCACTTAGCGCCAGATCCCAAGCAAACCCAGGCCTTAATTGATTCTGGCGCCACTTGCATTGCTTATGAGACGGTGACATCGCGTTGTGGCGCATTGCCACTGCTGGCTCCCATGAGTGAAGTTGCAGGGCGGATGTCCATTCAGGCAGCGGCCTCTCATCTCGAGAAAACGAACGGTGGTCTGGGAGTCTTGATGGCAGGTGTTCCGGGCGTATCAGCTGCAAAGGTCGTGATCTTGGGTGCTGGCGTTGTCGGCCGCAATGCTTTGCAGATGGCAGTCGGCCTGGGTGCTAATGTGAGTATTTTTGATCGAGATCTTGAGCGCCTAAGGCAAATCGATGCACTCTTTGGTAACAGAGTCAAAACACTGTACTCAGACTCACTATTGGTAGCTCAAGAAGTGCATGAGGCAGATGCGGTGATTGGCGCAGTCTTACTTCCGGGCGCTGCCGCTCCTAAACTCGTTAACCGTGACATGATTCGGAAAATGAAGGCAGGTGCAGTTGTAGTCGATGTGGCGATTGATCAGGGAGGCTGCTTTGAAACTTCCAAACCAACGACGCACGCTGACCCTACTTATGAGATTGATGGCGTTATTCATTACTGTGTGGCCAATATGCCAGGTGCAGTCGCAAGAACCTCTACCTTTGCACTCACCAACGCCACCTATCCTTTTGTTGAAGCTCTTGCCAAACGGGGAGTGATTGAAGCTCTGAGGAAAGATCAGTATCTACGCAATGGTTTAAGTGTGCATCGCGGAGTGCTGACTTCAGAGCCAGTGGCTGCAGCTCAAAAGCTCGACTTTGTGCCAGCTGAGGAGTTAATAGCAGCCTAA
- a CDS encoding TMEM165/GDT1 family protein, translating to MDFSVLSLSAGVVALAEMGDKTQLLSLMLAVRYPKQAWSIIGGILLATLVNHAGAAFLGQILAGFVSPEILRWILGVSFIVIGAWLLVPDKLGDEGQSKKVHGAVAVFLLTMTLFFLAEMGDKTQIATIALGARYNDVLSVTAGTTLGMMLANAPAVWIGQKFTQRVPLKWVHAIAAVVFIAIGLITLIWS from the coding sequence ATGGATTTTTCTGTACTCTCGCTTTCTGCTGGTGTTGTTGCTTTAGCGGAAATGGGTGATAAAACGCAACTGCTATCACTCATGTTGGCGGTTCGTTATCCCAAACAGGCCTGGTCTATCATTGGCGGCATCTTGCTAGCCACTCTGGTGAATCATGCTGGAGCCGCTTTTTTAGGCCAGATCTTGGCAGGCTTTGTAAGTCCTGAGATCTTACGGTGGATTTTGGGTGTCAGTTTTATTGTGATTGGCGCTTGGCTATTGGTGCCTGATAAGCTGGGGGATGAGGGTCAATCTAAAAAGGTGCATGGCGCTGTAGCCGTCTTCTTGCTGACAATGACGCTTTTCTTCTTGGCTGAGATGGGAGATAAGACCCAAATTGCCACGATCGCACTCGGTGCTCGCTATAACGACGTGCTTTCAGTCACCGCAGGAACCACCTTGGGCATGATGTTGGCTAATGCTCCGGCAGTGTGGATTGGGCAGAAATTTACCCAACGCGTCCCCTTAAAGTGGGTTCATGCGATTGCCGCAGTTGTTTTTATCGCCATAGGCCTCATTACCTTGATTTGGTCATAA
- the pepN gene encoding aminopeptidase N, whose translation MKTDLPQSFRRLEYQPPNYTFRHVELDIALDPARTIVKSRIEVLPGASHEDGMPLVLQGQELEFVSLRIDGEAHKHFELTPATLTIHSLPKGGKQAFIIEIICVCCPETNTTLMGLYVSNGNFFTQCEAEGFRKITYFLDRPDVMARYRVVLRARETECPVLLANGNLIAQEKLPNGWHSATWEDPFPKPSYLFALVAGKLQCIEETITTSSGAKKLLQIWVEPHDLKKTRHAMDSLIAAIHWDEKRFGLELDLERFMIVAVSDFNMGAMENKGLNIFNTKFVLAQPETATDVDFANIESVVAHEYFHNWTGNRVTCRDWFQLSLKEGLTVFRDQEFSADQMGSESGRAVKRIEDVRLLRQVQFPEDAGPMAHPIRPDEYQEINNFYTVTVYEKGAEVVRMYQTLLGKEGFRKGMDLYFQRHDGQAVTCDDFLAAMADANQRDLSQFKNWYSQSGTPHVRVQERYDAEKKQYHLHLSQSCAPTPSQPEKKPFLIPLKMRLITELGDPAEILLELTQAEQSWTFDHIDQRPVLSINRNFSAPIQLDFDQSQTDLLILFSHDDDAFNRWEAGQKLAMQMILEKRLPDQNLIEAYRSLLLDPQLDPAFKELALTLPAESYLYEQGQDVDPQKIYQARTAFRHAMASELRMEFAAIYQQMQTPGPFKSDGVTAGKRGLKNFALNMLLEADVNVWAPMAVNQYQIADNMSDRYAALACLVNHDAKAAKTCLADFYERFKDDPLVIDKWFALQAMRPPLENAGSTLNEVRYLQQHEAFKLNNPNRVRSLFHAFCMSNPASFHQIDGNAYSFWAESVLALDPVNPQVAARLARALDRWRLFAEPYRSKMHAALERVAQCNTLSSDVREVIAKALGV comes from the coding sequence ATGAAAACGGATCTACCCCAAAGCTTTCGCCGGCTGGAATACCAGCCCCCAAATTACACCTTTCGTCATGTTGAACTGGACATTGCTTTAGATCCGGCGCGAACCATCGTCAAAAGCCGTATCGAGGTTTTGCCTGGCGCCTCTCATGAAGATGGAATGCCTTTAGTACTTCAGGGTCAGGAGCTAGAATTTGTGAGTTTGCGGATTGATGGTGAGGCCCATAAACATTTTGAGCTAACCCCTGCAACGCTGACAATTCATTCTTTACCAAAGGGCGGTAAACAGGCTTTCATCATTGAGATTATTTGTGTTTGCTGCCCAGAAACAAATACTACCTTAATGGGCTTGTACGTATCGAATGGGAATTTCTTTACCCAGTGTGAGGCAGAGGGTTTCCGAAAGATTACCTATTTCTTAGACCGTCCCGATGTGATGGCGCGCTATAGGGTGGTGTTGAGAGCGCGAGAAACTGAGTGTCCAGTCCTATTGGCAAACGGCAATCTCATTGCTCAAGAAAAACTCCCAAATGGTTGGCATAGCGCAACTTGGGAAGACCCTTTCCCAAAACCATCCTATTTATTTGCGCTTGTTGCAGGTAAGTTGCAATGCATTGAAGAAACGATTACCACCAGTAGTGGTGCAAAGAAGTTATTGCAGATCTGGGTAGAGCCACATGACCTTAAAAAAACTCGACATGCGATGGACTCTCTCATTGCAGCCATTCATTGGGATGAAAAACGTTTTGGTTTGGAGTTAGATCTCGAACGCTTCATGATTGTGGCGGTGAGTGATTTCAATATGGGCGCAATGGAGAATAAAGGCCTCAATATTTTCAACACCAAATTTGTTCTTGCTCAGCCTGAGACGGCTACAGATGTTGACTTTGCCAACATCGAGAGCGTAGTTGCACATGAGTATTTCCATAATTGGACAGGAAATCGCGTTACTTGTCGTGATTGGTTCCAGCTTTCTCTTAAAGAGGGATTGACGGTCTTCCGCGATCAAGAATTTTCTGCTGATCAAATGGGTAGCGAATCTGGAAGGGCGGTTAAGCGGATTGAAGATGTGCGTTTATTACGTCAAGTGCAGTTTCCGGAAGATGCCGGCCCAATGGCTCACCCAATTCGTCCTGATGAGTATCAGGAGATCAATAACTTCTACACCGTAACGGTTTACGAGAAGGGTGCCGAAGTAGTTAGGATGTATCAGACCTTGCTTGGTAAAGAGGGCTTTCGGAAGGGGATGGATCTCTATTTCCAGCGCCATGATGGCCAAGCAGTTACTTGCGATGATTTCCTGGCTGCAATGGCGGATGCCAATCAGCGTGATCTGAGTCAGTTTAAGAATTGGTATAGCCAATCCGGTACGCCGCATGTCAGGGTTCAAGAGCGATACGATGCCGAGAAAAAGCAATACCACTTACACCTTTCTCAAAGTTGCGCGCCAACCCCTAGCCAGCCCGAGAAAAAGCCTTTCTTGATCCCTCTGAAGATGCGCCTGATTACGGAATTGGGTGATCCAGCAGAGATCTTGCTAGAGTTAACGCAGGCTGAACAATCTTGGACCTTCGATCATATTGATCAACGTCCAGTCCTTTCGATTAATCGCAATTTCTCAGCCCCAATTCAGCTGGATTTTGATCAGAGTCAGACAGATTTATTAATTTTGTTCTCGCATGACGATGATGCGTTCAATCGCTGGGAGGCTGGACAAAAATTAGCGATGCAGATGATTCTAGAAAAGCGTTTGCCCGATCAGAATCTCATTGAGGCTTATCGTAGCCTTCTACTGGATCCACAGTTAGACCCCGCTTTTAAAGAGCTTGCATTAACTCTGCCAGCAGAGAGCTATCTCTATGAGCAAGGTCAAGATGTCGATCCTCAAAAGATCTATCAAGCCCGCACCGCATTTCGTCATGCTATGGCAAGCGAGCTCAGAATGGAGTTCGCAGCGATTTATCAGCAAATGCAAACCCCTGGACCATTCAAGTCGGATGGCGTCACAGCTGGTAAGAGGGGCCTGAAAAACTTTGCACTCAATATGCTGCTTGAAGCTGATGTCAATGTCTGGGCTCCAATGGCTGTTAATCAATATCAGATTGCAGACAATATGAGTGACCGTTATGCAGCCCTAGCTTGTCTAGTCAACCATGATGCTAAAGCTGCCAAAACTTGTTTAGCGGATTTCTATGAACGTTTTAAAGATGACCCATTGGTCATTGATAAATGGTTTGCATTGCAAGCAATGCGCCCACCTTTGGAAAATGCGGGATCTACCTTGAATGAGGTGCGGTATCTGCAACAGCATGAAGCATTTAAGCTCAATAACCCAAACCGAGTTCGCAGCTTATTCCATGCTTTTTGTATGAGCAACCCAGCCAGCTTCCATCAGATCGACGGAAATGCATATTCCTTCTGGGCCGAGAGTGTTTTGGCTTTGGATCCCGTAAACCCTCAAGTGGCAGCCCGTCTTGCGCGAGCCCTAGACCGTTGGCGTTTATTTGCTGAACCCTATCGCAGCAAAATGCATGCTGCTTTAGAGCGAGTGGCCCAATGCAACACCCTCTCATCGGATGTGAGGGAAGTGATTGCTAAGGCATTGGGAGTTTAG
- a CDS encoding class 1 fructose-bisphosphatase, with translation MSTKIHFDQYLKTANPKGRSIPAGLQELLIAVANTCTTLSDEVAQGALIGLLGSAGTGNVQGEVQQKLDVIANDLLIEGVQECKALAGLASEEMELPMPVQGMGDYLLLFDPLDGSSNIDVNVSIGTIFSILQKQNPTAPLQNSDFLLSGRHQAAAGYVVYGPQTTMALTLGDGVVMFTLDKTIGQFVLIKDSVEIAYSTKEFAINMSNMRHWAQPVQRYVQECLDGVTGARQKDFNMRWIASMVADVHRVLSRGGIFMYPWDQREPNKPGKLRLMYEANPMSFLVEQAGGASINGTQVIMDIQPQDLHERVSVMLGSKEEIEKLQSYHA, from the coding sequence TTGAGCACCAAAATCCATTTTGACCAGTACCTCAAGACTGCTAATCCTAAAGGGAGATCTATTCCAGCTGGTTTGCAAGAACTCTTGATTGCTGTTGCCAATACCTGCACTACACTCAGTGATGAGGTTGCACAAGGCGCTTTAATTGGTTTGCTGGGCTCAGCGGGTACCGGTAATGTGCAAGGTGAGGTTCAACAAAAGCTAGACGTGATCGCCAATGATTTATTGATTGAGGGTGTGCAAGAGTGCAAGGCTCTTGCTGGTCTTGCTTCTGAAGAAATGGAATTACCGATGCCTGTTCAAGGAATGGGCGATTACTTGTTGCTCTTTGATCCTTTGGATGGTTCGTCCAATATTGATGTCAATGTATCGATCGGCACTATTTTCTCAATTTTGCAGAAGCAAAATCCCACTGCACCATTGCAAAACAGTGATTTTTTATTGTCTGGTCGTCATCAGGCAGCCGCAGGTTATGTCGTGTATGGTCCGCAAACCACCATGGCGTTGACTTTAGGTGATGGGGTAGTGATGTTTACCTTGGATAAGACTATCGGTCAGTTTGTCTTAATTAAGGACAGTGTCGAGATTGCCTACTCCACCAAAGAATTTGCTATCAATATGTCCAATATGCGTCATTGGGCTCAGCCAGTTCAGCGTTACGTTCAGGAATGCCTTGATGGCGTGACGGGTGCGCGTCAGAAAGACTTCAATATGCGCTGGATTGCCTCAATGGTGGCTGATGTCCATCGTGTCTTATCGCGCGGCGGTATCTTTATGTATCCGTGGGATCAGCGTGAGCCCAATAAGCCCGGTAAGTTGCGTTTGATGTATGAAGCCAATCCGATGAGCTTTTTAGTTGAGCAGGCGGGTGGAGCATCAATAAATGGAACGCAAGTGATTATGGATATCCAGCCTCAAGACTTGCATGAGCGGGTATCTGTGATGCTGGGTTCTAAAGAAGAAATCGAAAAACTACAGAGCTATCACGCCTGA